One window of the Podospora pseudopauciseta strain CBS 411.78 chromosome 4, whole genome shotgun sequence genome contains the following:
- a CDS encoding hypothetical protein (CAZy:GH125; COG:S; EggNog:ENOG503NWZ6) produces MRASILLVHTLAVLAQAQPPRAQLTLEPEPPSCPDYSGYSSTHHEPKSTGRYKLSYQRPRPSCRTFTLPEVEDTIISMKQVIKDPDLFRLFENCFPNTLDTAITWKGLSWRNASSYLPTDINSPDPTPKPTGNNDPEEELTFITTGDIPAMWLRDSAHQLTSYSPLLTPSNSTSSLASLYRGLINLQARYILTAPHCNAFLAPPESLIPPPQSDDSPTDHIYPPLPSSPGSPKTVHECKYELDSLASFLSLIHTYLTQTSDTPFLTTSLNLLPALKRILSITTDLQTGTYSRTGTVSYAPYQFQRLTTTSTETLPNAGSGPPFHSGTNLVRSAFRPSDDACTYQGFIPGNMMFSSYLSLLSPYISPISPSTSKKISKLAAEIRAGIEDHGRIDHRLYGRIYAYEVDGYGSHSLMDDANIPSLLSAPLLGGYLDRRDETYQRTRRFALSQMNPYYMFGPVLNATGGPHIGPGMAWPMGLIVQALTSDDDDEIYSCIKQLLSSTDGLGLMHESVNTHSVSVWTRHWFSWANGLFGQLILDVNKRKPHLLARSYQ; encoded by the exons ATGAGGGCATCTATTCTCTTAGTTCATACTCTTGCTGTGCTTGCCCAAGCTCAACCACCCAGAGCTCAGCTCACCCTTGAACCAGAACCTCCAAGTTGCCCCGATTACTCTGGCTATTCCTCCACCCATCATGAACCAAAGTCAACAGGTCGTTACAAGCTCTCTTATCAAAGACCACGCCCATCATGTCGAACATTTACCCTCCCAGAGGTGGAAGATaccatcatctccatgaAACAAGTCATCAAAGACCCAGACTTGTTCCGTCTGTTTGAGAATTGcttccccaacaccctcgacACAGCCATAACCTGGAAGGGACTCAGCTGGAGGAATGCCTCCAGCTATCTCCCCACAGACATCAACAGCCCAGACCCAACCCCCAAGCCGACAGGAAACAACGACCCAGAAGAAGAACTCACCTTCATAACCACTGGCGACATCCCCGCCATGTGGCTCCGCGACTCAGCCCACCAACTAACCTCCtattcccccctcctcaccccctccaactccacctcctccctcgcctccctctaccgcggcctcatcaacctccaggCCCGCTACATCCTCACAGCCCCCCACTGCAACGCCTTCCTCGCCCCCCCAGAatccctcatcccccctccccagtcaGACGACTCCCCAACCGATCACATctacccacccctcccctcctcaccaggcTCCCCCAAAACCGTCCACGAATGTAAATACGAACTCGACTCCCTagcctccttcctctccctcatccacACCTACCTCACCCAAACCTCcgacacccccttcctcaccacctccctcaacctcctccccgccctcaaGAGAATCCTCTCGATCACCACCGACCTCCAAACCGGAACTTACTCCCGCACCGGCACGGTGTCCTACGCCCCCTACCAATTCCAACGCCtaaccacaacctcaaccgAAACCCTCCCCAACGCCGGCTCCGGTCCGCCTTTTCACTCTGGTACCAACCTAGTCAGGAGTGCCTTCCGCCCTAGCGATGACGCGTGTACCTACCAGGGTTTCATCCCCGGAAACATGATGTTCTCCTcctacctctccctcctATCCCCATacatctcccccatctccccctcaacatccAAAAAAATATCCAAGTTGGCAGCGGAGATCAGAGCCGGGATAGAGGATCACGGGAGAATAGATCACAGACTGTACGGCAGGATCTACGCCTACGAAGTCGACGGCTATGGCTCCCACAGCCTGATGGACGACGCCAACATCCCCAGTTTACTCTCCGCCCCTTTGCTAGGCGGCTACCTCGACCGAAGAGACGAGACGTACCAGCGGACTAGGAGGTTTGCGCTGAGTCAGATGAACCCTTACTACATGTTTGGGCCGGTTTTGAATGC AACGGGAGGGCCACATATCGGTCCCGGGATGGCATGGCCCATGGGTCTCATCGTCCAGGCTCTCACCagtgatgacgacgacgagattTACAGCTGTATCAAACAGCTCCTGTCGTCGACAGACGGGTTGGGTCTCATGCACGAGAGCGTCAACACTCACAGCGTCAGCGTCTGGACTCGTCACTGGTTCTCCTGGGCGAATGGGCTGTTTGGTCAGTTGATTCTTGATGTCAACAAACGGAAGCCGCATTTGCTAGCGAGGAGTTATCAATAA
- the RRD1 gene encoding Serine/threonine-protein phosphatase 2A activator 1 (EggNog:ENOG503NW6C; COG:O): MEPPPPPPPSATGAVSLHRLPILTSDELSKKAFGPLQKRINSGADVSFFLTSRAYKELMVWIMQLNHSLIPRLSPDTARPVCFPLEPGRREWSEPVRRLREMLGGCEELILEAPPEENKNRRYLEVVRKLITTYTLEPAGSHGVWGLDDHSFVPYIFGSAQFTKPILGSRTEATPVEGSCPGAPKPASAVDKQTVEDYRRSNMYFGAIGFIYDVKRGPFWEHSPMLFDISGIKDGWGKINKGMVKMYRAEVLGKFPVVQHFGFGGLWAWEVDPEMVGERSVHLQSQPVQNQAQSLGQGGGEVGTKAPWARGAMGGISGGQVSMPRPMDGGVMAPTGFPGRQPGMGTPTGLPGRGQVPTPRGGIPNTGPMEQTSFPRGGGMQDRVGGNQFSVTKAPWAKD; encoded by the exons AtggaaccaccaccaccccctcctccctcagctACAGGAGCAGTCTCCCTCCACAGGCTACCCATCCTTACCTCTGACGAGCTCTCCAAGAAAGCATTTGGGCCCCTGCAAAAGAGGATCAACTCTGGGGCTGACGTGTCGTTTTTCCTGACGTCGAGGGCGTATAAAGAGTTGATGGTGTGGATTATGCAGTTGAATCACTCGCTTATTCCGAGACTGTCGCCCGATACTGCGAGACCGGTGTGTTTTCCGCTGGAACCGGGGAGAAGAGAGTGGAGCGAGCCGGTGAGAAGGTTAAGGGAAATGTTGGGGGGGTGCGAGGAGTTGATTTTGGAAGCACCACCCGAGGAGAACAAGAACAGGAG GTatttggaggtggtgaggaagttgATAACGACTTACACGCTTGAACCGGCGGGATCGCATGGGGTGTGGGGGTTGGATGACCACAGTTTTGTGCCTTATATTTTTGGGTCGGCGCAGTTTACGAAACCGATTTTGGGGAGTAGGACGGAGGCTAcgccggtggaggggtcATGTCCGGGGGCGCCGAAGCCGGCGAGTGCGGTTGATAAACAGACGGTGGAGGATTACAGAAGGAGTAATATGTACTTTGGGGCGATTGGGTTCATCTACGATGTGAAGAGGGGGCCTTTTTGGGAGCATAGCCCGATGCTGTTTGATATTAGTGGGATTAAGGATGGGTGGGGGAAGATTAATAAggggatggtgaagatgtATCGGGCCGAGGTGCTGGGGAAGTTTCCGGTGGTGCAGcattttgggtttggggggttgtgggcgTGGGAGGTGGACCCGGAGATGGTCGGGGAGAGGAGTGTGCATTTGCAGAGTCAGCCGGTGCAAAATCAAGCACAGAGTTTGGGGCagggcggaggggaggtggggacGAAGGCTCCGTGGGCGAGGGGAGCTATGGGGGGCATATCTGGCGGGCAGGTGAGTATGCCTAGGCcgatggatgggggggtgatggcgCCGACGGGGTTTCCGGGGCGGCAACCTGGGATGGGGACGCCGACTGGGCTTCCAGGGAGAGGACAGGTGCCGACGCCGAGGGGCGGGATACCGAATACTGGACCGATGGAGCAGACGAGTTTTccgcggggaggggggatgcaAGATAGGGTTGGGGGGAATCAGTTTAGTGTCACCAAGGCTCCTTGGGCGAAGGACTGA
- a CDS encoding hypothetical protein (COG:I; CAZy:GH92; EggNog:ENOG503NWHY), whose product MESKMRRAEESSPFRKPFSMAAAPLRFRGMPRRSRFLVYGLVFISFLYLIPRMHLGMGGTLLFFLISPEAAGPYGGGHKVDILRYVDPLIGTTNGGHVFPGASLPYGMAKAVADTNSHAENAAGFVSDNSEILGFSHMHDSGTGGQPSMGNFPLFVHAGCPEDDHKQCVYSLMDRPIARVNGSAFAAPGYFSLNLTNHVRAEMTVTEHTALYRFSFPGNDTLTLKSDDPLRKKDVDITYSPIILVDLVDLMNSRSTGGIQVYNHSGRIVGEGQYQPSFGAGRYNAFFCADFKGAAIRKTGTFISNNATEGVNFLDGVGNGFYIPSGSAGAWIQFEKPVENNHEIMARVGVSFISVDQACDNAEREIADYNFERVESQARKEWRKKLEVVEVDGTGVSEDMLTTFWSGLYRTLLSPQNYTGENQLWNNSTEPYFDSFYCIWDSFRAQHPLLTIIDPPAQTDMIRALIDIYRHEGKLPDCRMSFSKGYTQGGSNADIVLADAFVKNLTDNIDWDTAYKAVLSDAEEEPQMWGVEGRGNLESWHKLGYIPWDDIDTNGTGPMSRSISRGVEYAYDDFAISLLASGLGHDADAKKYHQRGSNWRNYWNPEQADLYREDPDGPVLKTKFKGFMQPRKLDGSFRYENTRACSPVHNMHICYYDTHLSSYEGSPWLYSFFVPQDMDSLITLMGGPDAFVERLNYFHTSGISYMGNEQGFLPVFQFHYAGRPAISSYWARSYIPSLFNSSVNGIPGNDDCAMGAFSAFAMMGFFPVAGQDVYLLTPPFFREVKIKAKSGGNKWAVIRVKNFDPEGRRIYIQSATLNGRRYTRNWITHEFFIKGGILEFVVGEEEGKEWGRGEEGRPPSWYGDEDFGDWDGNKGVEGVDAEEEERQAGRRGR is encoded by the exons ATGGAATCAAAGATGAGGAGAGCTGAAGAGAGCTCACCATTTCGCAAGCCGTTCAGCATGGCGGCTGCTCCGTTACGTTTTAGGGGGATGCCCCGGAGGAGTCGCTTTTTGGTGTACGGGTTGGTGTTTATCAGTTTCTTGTATCTGATACCGAGGATGCACTTGGGTATGGGCGGGACATTGTTGTTTTTCTTGATATCTCCCGAGGCTGCTGGACCTTATGGGGGTGGACACAAGGTTGATATATTGCGATATGTTGATCCCTTGATCGGGACGACGAATGGTGGTCATGTTTTTCCTGGAGCATCACTGCCCTATG GCATGGCCAAAGCAGTCGCTGACACAAACAGCCACGCTGAAAACGCCGCCGGCTTCGTGTCCGACAACAGCGAGATCCTCGGCTTCTCACATATGCACGACTCTGGGACAGGCGGCCAGCCATCCATGGGTAACTTTCCCCTTTTCGTCCATGCAGGCTGCCCAGAGGATGATCACAAGCAATGCGTCTACTCCCTCATGGACCGCCCCATCGCCAGAGTCAACGGCTCCGCCTTTGCCGCCCCAGGATATTtcagcctcaacctcaccaaccaTGTGCGTGCAGAGATGACAGTCACTGAACACACAGCTCTGTACCGCTTTTCCTTCCCAGGAAACGACACCCTCACGTTGAAGAGCGACGACCCGCTCAGGAAGAAGGATGTCGATATCACTTACTCGCCTATTATCCTTGTTGATTTGGTTGATCTGATGAACAGCAGGTCAACGGGCGGGATCCAGGTGTACAATCATTCTGGACGTATCGTCGGTGAAGGACAGTATCAGCCTTCTTTCGGAGCGGGAAGATACAACGCCTTTTTCTGTGCCGACTTCAAAGGTGCTGCCATTAGAAAGACGGGGACGTTTATCAGTAATAATGCCACTGAAGGAGTCAACTTTCTGGACGGGGTCGGTAATGGCTTTTACATCCCCTCTGGCTCAGCCGGTGCCTGGATTCAGTTTGAAAAACCGGTTGAGAACAACCATGAGATTATGGCTAGGGTGGGTGTGTCTTTTATCAGCGTGGATCAAGCTTGTGACAATGCTGAGAGAGAGATTGCGGACTACAACTttgagagggtggagagcCAGGCGAGAAAGgagtggaggaagaagctggaggtggttgaggtggatgggACGGGGGTGAGTGAGGATATGCTGACCACTTTCTGGTCGGGGTTGTACAGGACATTGCTGTCGCCACAGAATTATACGGGGGAGAATCAGCTGTGGAATAATTCCACCGAGCCATACTTTGACTC ATTCTACTGCATCTGGGACTCCTTCCGAGCCCAGCACCCCCTTCTGACCATCATCGACCCCCCAGCCCAGACAGACATGATCCGCGCCCTTATCGACATCTACCGCCACGAAGGAAAACTCCCCGACTGCCGCATGTCCTTCAGCAAAGGCTACACCCAAGGCGGCAGCAACGCCGACATCGTCCTCGCTGACGCCTTTGTCAAGAACCTCACCGACAACATCGACTGGGACACCGCCTACAAAGCCGTCCTCTCCGACGCCGAAGAAGAGCCCCAAATGTGGGGTGTCGAGGGCAGAGGCAACTTGGAAAGCTGGCATAAACTGGGGTACATCCCCTGGGATGACATCGACACCAACGGCACAGGCCCAATGTCCCGCTCCATTTCCCGCGGTGTGGAATACGCCTACGATGACTTTGCCATCTCTCTCCTCGCCTCCGGCCTTGGCCACGACGCAGACGCCAAAAAATACCACCAGCGCGGCTCCAACTGGAGAAACTACTGGAACCCGGAACAGGCTGACCTCTACCGGGAAGACCCAGACGGTCCGGTGCTCAAGACAAAGTTCAAGGGGTTCATGCAACCGCGCAAACTAGACGGCTCGTTCCGCTATGAAAACACCCGAGCTTGCTCCCCGGTGCACAACATGCACATCTGCTACTACGACACTCATCTCAGCTCCTACGAGGGCTCACCGTGGCTGTACTCATTCTTTGTCCCGCAAGACATGGACAGCTTGATCACGCTTATGGGGGGGCCGGACGCGtttgtggagaggttgaatTACTTCCACACGAGCGGGATTTCGTACATGGGGAATGAACAGGGTTTTTTACCTGTTTTTCAATTCCATTATGCCGGGCGACCAGCGATATCTTCTTACTGGGCGCGCTCTTACATCCCTTCGCTGTTCAACAGTTCAGTAAACGGCATCCCGGGTAACGACGACTGTGCCATGGGTGCATTCTCGGCGTTTGCAATGATGGGGTTTTTCCCCGTTGCAGGACAAGACGTCTACCTGCTCACGCCCCCGTTTTTTAGGGAGGTGAAGATCAAGGCGAAGTCGGGGGGAAACAAGTGGGCGGTGATCAGGGTCAAGAACTTTGATccggaggggaggaggatataCATCCAATCTGCCACCCTAAACGGGAGGAGATACACCAGGAACTGGATCACGCATGAGTTTTTCATCAAGGGAGGCATCCTCGAGTTTGtggtgggcgaggaggaagggaaggagtgggggaggggggaggagggtaggCCGCCTAGTTGGtatggtgatgaggattttggggattgggatgggaataagggggtggagggggtggatgcggaggaggaggagaggcaggcggggaggagggggagatag
- a CDS encoding hypothetical protein (COG:A; EggNog:ENOG503NTZ9) — protein MVRPARKASFSDDDLEFLSSQAENMSIGPTETPARRAQPTFGTNTFNTPARRPAGGQSVFANSNNNFNTPGTVIDLTDSPAAPAAPTPVPTFGHPTQLPSRFGPKNKNSDHLFIQRKTRPEFHADLYRNSGPLKPKNVPPKKPELPMFSSLSEEAQPVYQYTKPGGGGGYGDTTFYTDPAKANADLKALLEGGMEDEEEEDDAPPKNKEEKKTAGPEEKEPEEGVQEDGTLAGIKVKLLPHQVVGVKWMKNRELGPLKKGRVPKGGILADDMGLGKTLQSISLIVSNPMPEEGGKGWKTHFSEVKRGTLVVAPLALIRQWETEIKEKVDGEVLGLKVCVHHGPNRTKDAKQLAKFDVVITTYQILVSEHGNSHPDPAKSPQVGCFGVYWYRVILDEAHSIKNRNAKATKACCGLRAEYRWCLTGTPMQNNLDELQSLVHFLRVPPYDELGEWRKDIDGPMKQGKGHVAIKRLHNLLRCFMKRRTKEILKEEGALVAGGKKALDAMKAKMEEERGGDGEEREMPKPAFKITERKVVTVETKFSEAEREFYDALEARADKSLEKMMKGRIDYANALVLLLRLRQACNHPRLTDTKLEKDQEALAVDSTAQLKGKAGDDLDDLADAFGGMGIRTRKCEMCLSELSKKEMGSGQVKCSDCIDSMQKVISESPSKKKKKKDGRRVSVVKEEIKIEKVAASKKRSKARRIVEDSDEEEEGSWLVDEDQQGALRLGKCGGSEDEDAEGGGDDIASEDSEHSSEEDDDDESQLDSFIVKDDSQADVHGSGSESDSGSEEDESFVSVSRVSQSQVASQDTEGSGEDEEEISASELISSDPDDDSDDDLPIRRRSRRPGQQEPEWKKKSKSAKSSGGITQSAKIRELLSILRKEAHEHKFIVFSQFTSMLDLIEPFLRSQPGMKAVRYDGKMPNDAREAALKALRTDPHTRILLCSLKCGSLGLNLTAATRVIIVEPFWNPFVEEQAIDRVHRLTQTVDVIVYKLTVQDTVEARILELQNKKRMLAEATIEGGMRKKGKNQLKLGLQEILDLFKHDARASLGVDGLEGNDGRNVVRDVGEFVGGKHGVRRPRKEHDVYGRRW, from the coding sequence ATGGTCCGCCCCGCGAGAAAAGCGTCCTTCAGCGACGATGACCTCGAGTTCCTCAGCTCCCAAGCAGAAAACATGTCCATCGGCCCAACCGAAACCCCCGCCCGCCGGGCCCAACCAACCTTTGGCACCAACACCTTCAACACTCCCGCCCGACGACCCGCCGGTGGTCAATCCGTCTTCgcaaacagcaacaacaacttcaacaccCCCGGCACAGTAATTGACCTAACCGACAGCCCCGCCGCGCCTgcagccccaaccccagtCCCAACATTTGGCCACCCAACCCAGCTCCCCTCCCGCTTCGGCCCCAAAAACAAGAACTCAGACCACCTCTTCATCCAACGCAAAACCCGGCCCGAATTCCACGCGGATCTGTATAGAAACTCTGGTCCGCTCAAACCAAAAAATGTGCCTCCCAAGAAGCCGGAGCTGCCAATGTTTAGCTCGCTGAGTGAAGAGGCTCAGCCGGTGTATCAATACACCAAGCctggcgggggtggtggttatggGGACACGACGTTTTATACCGATCCCGCCAAGGCGAATGCCGATCTCAAGGCTTTGCtagagggggggatggaagatgaggaagaggaagatgatgcccCTCCTAAAAacaaggaggaaaagaagacagCAGGgccagaagaaaaagaacccGAAGAGGGAGTCCAGGAAGATGGTACCCTGGCCGGTATTAAAGTCAAGCTCTTACCTCAccaggttgttggtgtcaAATGGATGAAGAACCGGGAACTGGGACCGCTGAAGAAGGGACGGGTGCCAAAGGGGGGAATTCTGGCGGATGatatggggttggggaagacgCTGCAGAGCATATCGCTCATTGTGTCGAACCCCATGCCggaagaaggagggaaggggtggaagacGCATTTTTccgaggtgaagagggggacgctggtggtggcgccGCTGGCGTTGATTAGGCAGTGGGAGACCGAGATCAAGGAAAAGGTTGacggggaggtgttggggttgaaggtTTGTGTGCACCATGGGCCGAACAGGACCAAGGATGCGAAACAACTGGCAAAATTTGACGTGGTGATTACGACGTATCAGATTTTGGTGTCGGAGCACGGGAACAGTCACCCGGACCCGGCCAAGAGCCCGCAGGTAGGGTGTTTTGGGGTGTATTGGTATCGCGTTATTCTGGATGAGGCGCACAGCATCAAGAATAGGAATGCAAAGGCGACCAAGGCGTGCTGTGGGTTGAGGGCGGAGTACAGGTGGTGCTTGACGGGGACGCCGATGCAGAATAATCTGGATGAGCTGCAGAGCTTGGTGCACTTTTTGAGGGTGCCGCCTTATGATGAGCTGGGGGAGTGGAGGAAGGATATTGATGGGCCGATGAAGCAGGGGAAGGGGCATGTGGCGATCAAGAGGTTGCATAATCTGCTGAGGTGTTTtatgaagaggaggacgaaggagattttgaaggaggagggggcgttggttgctggggggaagaaggcgttGGATGCTATGAAGgcgaagatggaggaggagaggggtggggatggggaggagagggagatgccGAAGCCGGCGTTCAAGATCACAGAAAGGAAAGTTGTGACGGTGGAGACCAAGTTTTccgaggcggagagggagtttTATGATGCGTTGGAGGCGAGGGCGGATAAGAGtttggagaagatgatgaaggggaggattgACTATGCGAATGCGTTGGTGTTGCTTTTGAGGCTGAGGCAGGCTTGCAATCATCCTAGGTTGACGGACacgaagctggagaaggatcAGGAGGCGCTGGCGGTGGATTCGACTGCTCAGCTGAAGGGGAAGGCTGGGGATGACTTGGATGATTTGGCGGATGCgtttggggggatggggattcGGACGAGGAAGTGCGAGATGTGTCTGAGTGAGTTgagcaagaaggagatggggagCGGGCAGGTGAAGTGCTCGGATTGCATTGATAGTATGCAAAAGGTTATCAGTGAGAGTccgagcaaaaagaaaaagaagaaggatgggaggagggtcagtgtggtgaaggaggagatcaagatcgAGAAGGTGGCGGCGAGCAAGAAGAGATCAAAAGCGAGGAGGATTGTTGAGGAcagcgacgaggaagaggaggggagctGGTTGGTGGATGAAGATCAACAGGGTGCTTTGAGACTTGGGAAGTGCGGGGGTtcagaggatgaggatgccgagggcggtggcgACGATATCGCTTCCGAGGACTCTGAGCACTCGTctgaagaagatgacgatgacgagagcCAGCTCGACAGCTTCATTGTCAAGGATGACTCTCAGGCTGACGTCCACGGATCCGGGTCAGAGTCTGATTCCGGctcggaagaggatgaaTCGTTCGTGTCGGTGTCTAGGGTATCGCAGTCACAAGTCGCATCCCAGGATACCGAAGGTTCTggcgaagacgaggaagagaTCTCCGCTTCTGAGTTGATCTCTTCGGACCCGGACGACGACTCAGACGATGACCTTCCCATCCGAAGACGATCCCGCCGTCCTGGCCAACAAGAACCAgagtggaagaagaaatCCAAGTCGGCCAAAAGTTCCGGAGGCATTACTCAATCCGCCAAGATTCGGGAGCTGCTCTCCATCCTGCGCAAGGAAGCCCACGAGCACAAGTTCATTGTCTTTTCGCAGTTCACCTCCATGCTGGACCTCATCGAGCCGTTTTTGCGCTCTCAGCCAGGCATGAAAGCCGTCCGCTACGACGGCAAGATGCCCAACGACGCTCGCGAAGCTGCCCTCAAGGCCCTCCGCACCGACCCTCACACCCGCATCCTGCTCTGCTCTCTCAAGTGCGGCTCCCTCGGTCTCAATTTGACGGCCGCCACCCGCGTCATCATTGTTGAGCCGTTCTGGAACCCgtttgtggaggagcaggctaTCGATCGAGTCCACAGACTGACGCAGACGGTGGACGTGATTGTGTATAAACTTACTGTTCAGGATACAGTCGAGGCTAGGATACTGGAGCTGcagaacaagaagaggatgCTGGCGGAGGCGACGATTGAGGGtgggatgaggaagaaggggaagaaccAGCTGAAACTGGGCTTGCAGGAGATTTTGGATCTGTTCAAGCATGATGCTCGGGCGAGCTTGGGGGTGGATGGGCTGGAGGGGAATGATGGGAGGAATGTGGTGAGGGATGTGGGCGAGTTTGTTGGTGGGAAACACGGggtgaggaggccgaggaaggaGCATGATGTTtatgggaggaggtggtag
- the EFM7 gene encoding Protein N-terminal and lysine N-methyltransferase efm7 (EggNog:ENOG503NY5F; COG:S) → MSTHDSDNESGGGGELGLFSEPTDYYPPSPPPTTETYTTATGEIITLHLVGHSPLEAHHLWNGSRVISQLFESTPTTTVKNRTVCELGAGAGLPSLVASMLGASLVVCTDFPDPDLIATIQKNIDGCHLLPHDNDELNIVADGFVWGASPSTLLRHSPNGFDVLILADLLFRHSEHGNMIKTIRETLKRTREAKAYVVFCSYRPWLREKDLKFFDLCREDGFEVEQILEKKMDKKLFEEDPGDEEILKTVTGWVVSWPEKEWVA, encoded by the exons ATGTCAACCCACGACTCAGACAACGAGtcaggcggcggcggagagcTTGGGTTGTTTTCCGAGCCAACAGATTActaccctccctcccccccaccaacaacagaGACTTACACTACCGCGACGGGGGAGATCATaaccctccacctcgtcgGGCACTCCCCCCTCGAAGCCCACCACCTATG GAATGGCTCAAGAGTCATATCCCAACTTTTCGAatcaacccccaccaccacggtGAAAAACCGCACAGTCTGCGAACTcggcgccggcgccggcctcccctccctcgtgGCCTCCATGCTGGGCGCTTCCCTCGTCGTCTGCACTGACTTCCCCGACCCGGACCTCATCGCCACCATACAAAAAAACATTGACGGGtgccacctcctccctcacgACAACGACGAGCTCAACATCGTCGCTGACGGTTTTGTCTGGGGcgcctccccttccaccctcctccgtcacTCTCCTAACGGGTTCGacgtcctcatcctcgccgatTTGCTCTTCAGACACTCCGAGCACGGCAATATGATCAAGACCATCAGGGAGACTCTCAAGCGCACAAGAGAAGCAAAAGCCTATGTCGTCTTTTGCAGCTACCGCCCCTggctgagggagaaggaTCTCAAGTTTTTTGACCTGTGCAGGGAGGATGGGTTCGAGGTGGAACAAATCTTGGAAAAGAAGATGGACAAGAAGCTTTTTGAGGAGGATCCGGGGGACGAGGAGATCCTCAAGACGGTTACGGGGTGGGTAGTTAGTTGGCCTGAGAAGGAGTGGGTTGCGTGA